GGGTCGATCCGCAGCATGGCGCCGAGCAGGGTGTCGGGCCGCTGGCCGTTGCCGAACCGGTCGTCGGCAGCGCCTCCGTCGCCGAGGGCCCACCACAGGTAGCCGTCGGGACCGAGCTGCAGGTCGCCGCCGTTGTGGTTGGACGCGGGCTGCGGGACGGTCAGCAGGGCCCGACGGTCGTCGGCGCGCAGGACGCCGTCGGACACGGGGACCGCGGCCAGCACGTTGGCGCCGTCGGTGTCGGTGTAGGACAGGTACAGGGTGTCGCCGTCGGCGGACCACGTCAGGCCCAGGAGGCCGCGTTCCGATCCGGTCGTGGTGTCGCCGGAGATGTCGAGGATGGCCTCGCCGACGGTGCCGTCGGGCTGGACGGGCACGACGCGACCCGCGCGCTCGGCGACCCAGAGGGTGTCGTCGCCGGGGCGGACGGCCATCGCGATCGGTGCGGACAGGCGTGCGATCTCCTCCAGCACCAGGTCGACGCTGCCCGGGTCGGCAACCGTCGCTGGTTCGTCGGGCGTGGGATCCGGGGTGGTGGTGGGCGTGGCCGGCACGTCGTCGGTGGGGGTCGCCGAGGGGGTCCCGTCCTCGGCTTCGGTCGTTGCCGATGACGGTTCCGTGGTCGGCGCTGGCGTGGTCGGCGCTGACGTGGTCGGGGCTGGCGTGGTCGGCGCCGACGTGCCATCGCCCAGGGTCGGATCGACGGTGGCGGTCCCTTCCGTGTCGGCGCTGCACGCGGTCAGCAGCAGGAGGAGGACGGCAGGGATCACGACACGGCGCAGCACCGCGCCGAGCCTATGAGCGTGCCGATCCCCCGGCAGGACACGACCCCGACGACCTGCGAAACCCCGGTTGCCGTACGAGGTGGAGGGGCGTACGGTCGACCCGTGACCAACCACGCGCATGTGCAGACGACGACGCCGGAGCGATCCGGCGTGCTCGTGTAGGCCACAGACCGACACACACCCCGGGTCCACGCCCGGGGTGTCGTCGTTTTCGTGGCGTCCTCGCCGGGATCGGGCCCCGGACACCAGAGAGGACCAGCCAGATGAACCCACCCTCCACCACCGTCCACGACCACGTTCAGGACAACGCCCTGCCCGACCACCGCCGGATAGGTCGACAGCTGGGCGTCTTCGCCACCGATGAGTCCCTCGGTGCCGGGCTGCCGCTGTGGCTGCCCGCCGGGGCGGCCATCCGCTGGGAGGTCGAGCGCTACATCGTCGAGCTCGAA
The nucleotide sequence above comes from Euzebya pacifica. Encoded proteins:
- a CDS encoding PQQ-dependent sugar dehydrogenase; this translates as MLRRVVIPAVLLLLLTACSADTEGTATVDPTLGDGTSAPTTPAPTTSAPTTPAPTTEPSSATTEAEDGTPSATPTDDVPATPTTTPDPTPDEPATVADPGSVDLVLEEIARLSAPIAMAVRPGDDTLWVAERAGRVVPVQPDGTVGEAILDISGDTTTGSERGLLGLTWSADGDTLYLSYTDTDGANVLAAVPVSDGVLRADDRRALLTVPQPASNHNGGDLQLGPDGYLWWALGDGGAADDRFGNGQRPDTLLGAMLRIDPDGGDPYGIPADNPWAEGGEGAPEVWAYGLRNPWRFAFDTVTDTVWIADVGQNSVEEIDRVGVAEAGLNYGWPHREGDEPFDGGQADGPTVEPVHTYTHGRGCSITGGRVYRGNDLDALRGAYLYTDFCDGRIFALVVDADGSVVEDVDTGMSLSAPVAFGEGADGALYVLSLDGPIHEVTAR